The nucleotide window TGGAAAGACATGTTATTAACTATTAACTGATTTGCAGTGGCAAATTTATTGTTTCTTGACTCACCTGTTGGAGTTGGCTATTCTTACTCGAATACCTCTTCTGATATTACAAGCAATGGCGATAAAAGAACTGGTATAACTTCATTTTAACATCACATGCGTGCACGCGCACACACTTGCATGTATGTACATAGTGATGTTTATGTACTTTTGTTGATCTATACTATCGGGTCACAGCCGAGGATGCACTTCAATTTCTGTTGAATTGGCTCGAACGTTTCCCTGAGTATAAAGGAAGGGATTTCTATTTAACAGGCGAGAGCTATGCAGGTACATGAGTGTAACCAAACATTGTTCCTTTTATATGCATTTTTACTTTAATTTGATATCAAAAGAATTACTTTCGATATGTGGGAAAGATGGTGAGTCGTTTAACGGGTAATTTTTAATGTGTGTCTAGACAGGTCGGGTTGGGCTGGCCGGCCCGTTAATATATTTTGCCCATTTTTTATGAAAACTTAATGTGATACATTAACAACTATTTTAAAACACTTTGGGTGATTCCATTTGACATGTTTCCATttaatttaagttttaaaattGTACCCTTTGGAGATAAAATGCAACCCAAATCAAATCATTTCTAGCCAAACATGCCGGTATTGCCACCCAGGGTGGCCCAGAGCAAGTGCCGGGTGGGCGACCGCCCTGGGCCCAAATCAAAATAGGGCCTggaatttttttttaatgtttttttagtATATGTATCtaaaaaaattttgtatgttttctaaaaaaaatctTAAAGGGCCTGGATTTTATGAACCAAAGACGTTTTTGGGCCTTTTCGAAAATTTGGATTTGTGATTTTGTGGCCCAATTTGCCTGGATTTGAATGTATGGAGATCTGCGaatagggcccaaatttttttATCTTGCACAGAGCTAAAATTCTTTTTGTGATTTTCGGATACGGCCCTGATGCCACCTCTATCGGTGCCTTTCAATAAAAGTTGACAAACATGATTTATAGTAATTTGATTAGTTTTTCTTTCCAGGACATTATGTTCCTCAACTAAGCCAAGCCATTGTGAGATATAACAAAGCAAACCCAGGAAGTCCCATTAATATCAAGGGTTACATGGTACAAGATTTTCTTTCTCCAAAATTTTGTTGCGTGATTACTACGTCCATCTATCCgcatttttttgtaaaaatgttaGAATTGGAATATGTTGTTTGCAGGTGGGGAACGCCCTAACGGATGATTATAGTGATCATGTTGGACTTTTCCAATTTTTGTGGGCTGCTGGTCTGATTTCTGACCAAACTTACAAGAAATCAAACGAATTATGTAACAAAGAATCGTTTATCCACCCCTCGCGTGCGTGTGAGGAGATAACTGATATTGCTAATCAAGAAATGGGTAATATTGATCCTTATAGCATCTTTACTCCTGCTTGCACTGCCAACAGTGCCACGAAGCGGCTTAAGAGAAGATGGCATGTGAGTATTCCCTTTTTAAATACCGTACGTTAAAggttaaacaaacaaacaaataaacatgCCAAGTAATATCCGATTTAAAGTATCGCAAAGTTTATTTTATTGCATACAACCTCATAAATCACTTGATTCAAAAAGTTTGACAGTTTTGTAATAATATATGCACACTAATTGTTATATTAAAACGGTCACTTTGATTCGGGTCAACCGAGTCTAGTCTAGTCTAGTCTACATCTTCACTTTCTTCTACTTGTTTGGTTGCCACTATAGGCTCATTATTGCTAGATGTTTTGGTATGATAGAAGGTAGGCCATATTGGACAGAGTTATGACCCTTGCACCGCAGAATACGCCACAGCTTACTTCAATTTACCGGAGGTTCAAAACGCTCTTCATGCTTATCACTTTAACTCATCAGGAACCTGGGAACCCTGCAGGTATAAATGTGTATCAAAATATATATTCTACCAATTGGCCATTACATGATATTGCAAATCATGGTCATATTTAATGtggaaatttaattttttttattttgtgatCATAAACAACTTAATTTTGTTGTGCAGTATGGATATATATAATTCCTGGAAAGATTCTCCTATATCCGTGCTCGATGTGTATCAAGAACTTATCAGTTCAGGACTTCGTATTTGGATATTCAGGTTCTTCTAAATACCTATTATGTACTTTTCGGAAGACAATGCCTCCAATTTTTGTTCTTATTTTTAAGTTTCTTTTTGCTATAGTGGTGATACGGATGGGGTGCTTCCAGTTACCTGTGCACGTCAAAGTATAAACGCTCTCAAACTTACCACAGTCGGCCCATGGCGTCCCTGGTATGAAGGTGACCAGGTAATTCCATCCATCATCAACATATACATTGTTATTTTGGTGTGGGTCCCACATGATATGTAAGCAGGTGGATGTGCACCATGATACTAATTTATGATATGGTATATATTTTTTGAACTAGGTGGGAGGATGGACACAAGAGTATGAAGGGTTGACTTTTGTAGCAGTCAAAGGAGCGGGGCACGAGGTTCCTTTGCATAAACCGAAGGAAGCGCTCACCCTCCTTAAGTCTTTCTTAACAGGAACCTCAATGGCGCCAATTGAGCAAGTGATTGAGTCTAAAACCGACGCTGCTTCACAATAAGTCAACAACTTCTAGTAGTTCAAGCATGGCGGTCTTACGCTACTCTTGACATGTATTAATCATAAATAAAAGCATTTTGATTTTGGAAGATCATTAGGTGTCGTTTTCTGGCAAAACTATAGCTGAAATTCGTATGAATGATGTTTGCCAGGAATTTGATATTGTAATGGTTTTTCATCTACTTGTTAAGGCCAAATTATAAATAATCTCTAAAGAATAATGTTATTAGCTTGTTAAATAACTAGTAAGTATTCTAATTTATCTGTGTTTactataatatataaaataaaagaaaagttTATAACTCGTGGCAAAATATGAACAATTATAATTGTCAAAACTCTCATAAATTGTTCAActatatttatatgtatatagTTATTATTATACCTTGCATGGAATTGAGCAGAAGAGATGTGGATCTTGGAGCCCTCTTTCACAGCTTAAAAAGATACAGCCAGATTTTGTCTTTTTCAattgagttaaatgcttggttggtccctgtggtttgtaaaaattgcagacttggtcctagtggtttactaattacacgcgtggtcccaaaacttgtcaaaaatacactcggttggtccccagccctaacctctgttaaatttctcagttaagttgatgttaaatgaccaaattgccctcaATAAATTATTGTTTATTATCTTTCTCCTccacctttcttcttcttctaccCAAGACCAACACCATCACCACCATTGAACACCCACCACCAACATCCCTCCTTCACCGCCGAACAACCACCGGCACTGAACACCTACCACCACTGTCACCCCTCCAGCACCGAACACCCACCATGTGACACTTCGGAATTTCCCGGACAATCTTTCGATGTAACATGCGTGTACGTATACTATTAAATGAAAAAGTTGTGTATTgttttgatgttctatgtgatctTTGTGCTAGTGTGTTATacgtatgtatatataaataGATATAAGAGAGTGGGTGTGTATGTGAGATGAACCGGAACCCGAAACCACAACCAAACtcgagaacccgactcgagaccacggtctcgagcgAACAGTAGCAATGGGCCGGTTCTAAGCCGGAatccccctagcccaactcggtacattatataaacccaatcccacctcccttaaccattttacacactctcttctcacactctcatctctcacactaaaccctaaaacccttaCTAACACCAACATCCACCATCACCTTCTTCCTACTCGAAACCAAGCTCTCGGGCCAACCAACATCAAGAAACTCTCGAATCCTAGCTCTCGGACCAACCACATCATCATCCGGTTAGTATGTCTTAtgtgtttaccatgatttttgCTTTAGGTTAGAATGTGTGATGATGATATATAATATAAATGGTTGGGTAAATGATCTTTTCGCATGATGGTTGATGATTAAAAAGCTTGCTTAGATGATTTAGGGTGAATGATCATGAAATGTATGATATCCGATTTGCTATGATTTTTGGTTAGAAGTTCATGATAGGTGTTATTGATTACATGTTTCGGATTGTTGTTGTCCGGTTATTAATGAGGGTCCGGTTAGATGTTTTTAGGCATAGTTTTTGGGTTTAAATGGTGATGTTACTGATGATGATTATAGTTGCTGAAAATAGGATTGTTGCTTATGAGATATTTCTTGAATATGTTGATAaaatgaagaacagtttgaatgttgCAAAATATTTTCAAATATGCCGATTTTGATCCAAATTGGTGCACAAACCGACCAACAGACATGTTTAGTGGCTTAAAACACTGATTTCATGAAATAGCAATTCCATTGGGTCgtacactgcaggttctagaagggattgccatgcacgttatcacggttgcgagtcgcaacctttggttgctactcgaaaccacacatgaccagtcgaaacctcccagttacgagtcgcaatcagcacgcatcaaacctaGTTGCGAGTCGCACCCACagctgctaagtcgcaatctccggttacgagtcgtaaccaaaaccaTGATggaccgagacctcggttgcgagtcgcaacctcggttgcgagtcgcaaccaccttagtttcgactgggctgttttatgttattgggccttgactgtttgtcttgttgttttgggcttcaactgttgggcctcctattgactggacttcattttgatctgctactgtatgtatatatgttactgtttgtatttctgcccgttaactgtttgtatacgtgcatgctatacgtgtttacttgtacccgacttgacccatgcttggtaaccatgctaggacgtggtaaccaacgagcttaaccaagtaacgtatcttaccgagcaacccaaggtgagttcacaacttaaaagcatgcgtcccggtggtttgggacacgagactaaaacaaccctatccccttgtaagggggataccgtctacattccttccctagttattgggaacaaacttactttatcttcccttgtattgggaaaccttattagttaattactgtttatacggaatgcaatcaacggcactaaacgcaactctatcactcaagtccctactacataataccgattagtcgccggtgccaggcgaacgggttattggttgatagcgctatttaggttttaccagcctcacaccgtgccatggtatgggatcggtcgtgaactaatgtactcaggcatccgtcaatgatgatagaacattgacatcggggcatcctgcggaaacgcaaacggttacctagtgttcggtattggaaaaacagtttagtcgctaacttttggggtagctccccatggcatgtataaacggataaattaactggtgaaacgagtttttggtaattaaaactggacaactagtgaactcactcagcattattgttgacccctttactgcatgctttgcaggtggccagtgactggagcagctacttgggatgtgtagtggtcgtctgcccgtgtgttgggcatttattatgcttaccttatgaacactgtttaaaactatttaattatgcttccgctacttgttattattttaaacttgaaaccttaaactccgaacttgatatttgctaatctcatggttagtaagtattactttaatattaaccaatgcttagtataattggtggctggatcctggtcagtcacgcccttgaagcgggtgttatccgcgggtggattttgggggtgtgacagattggtatcagagccattggttatagtgaatttggttttaaaaaggggaaaaatctttttgagaaaaaaaaaaccagactataacccgtgactcgtgacgacactacactccaagtacaaggctcgacttatctgacctcatagctcggacccatagttacttgcttaattgtcttatgctttccgctttactatacgtactagtttgcctgattagatagatacatcttctctcttctatcttattctcgctatgttgcgacatcacactcatactatgttttctggttatgaagacaatgagtggacgcggacgaggaaacgtcaacatgactcaggctcagttcactaacttgctcaacactgtggctgcagctttcgcagctcaccctataggtaaactcgatgctttaggatgtttagatcctaccgcaacatcgtcttttcgcctctaaacctatttcgctcctcacaacaggtcagcctgcacctgtgcaaccacgtgtttgtaccttcaagaccttcatggattgcaagcctcttccgttcagtggcactgagggtgccataggactcctacactggatcgagaaggtcgaagctgtcttcgctgtctgcgagtgtccccctgctaattgggtgaagtttgctactggtactcttgagggaagcgcactttcatggtggaaggcgcaaattcaaatgcttggtttggaaactgctaacgctactgcgtgggaagatttcaaggatatgatcaaggaagagtactgtcacagggatgacatccacaagcttgagaatgagtactatgaactcaagatggttgggtcagagattgagacctacaccaagctgtccaacgactatgctgctctttgtccaaacatgtctcgacctatgtatcgaaggatcgaactatacatcaagggtctggctccagaaatccgaagccatgtaacttcagccaaccacactaccattcagccgatcgttcgacttgctcacaaacttactgatcaggctgtggaagagggcaggttgcccaaaaggatcagtgctgcggaaggaagttctagtgatggcaaacgaaagtgggaaggaaatcagggcaaggatgctaaccctactcaagccccagctcagcaaaggaaaaccgacaacaacaaaggcactcagcaacagggtggctaccggggaaactaccctaagtgcaacaagtgtaacaggcaccacaatggggcatgcaacaagggtcagtgtcagcgatgccacaagatgggacacgaagcaaaggattgtagaagtcagttcccggcaaggcagaatcagcaacaaccccaacagcagcagcagcagggaaacaaccgggcatgttttaaatgcggggcaacagggcacatgcgaaaggattgccctgaactgaatcaaaatcgcaacaacaatcagggagctgggaacaatgaacaaaacaacaatgctgggaatgcaaggggcagagctttcgtgattggagctggagaagcaaggaacgatcccaacgtcgtggcggataagttcctacttgatgatcgttatgtttctgtgttatttgattccggtgccgatgccagttatgtatcccatcgcattagtaagaaacttaagcactcgcccgcattattaagttctaagcacatcgtcgagatagctaatggtaagaacatcgaggccacgcacatgatccgCGACTGCACCCTAGAGttgtctggccatacgtttagtatcaatcttttccctgtcaaacttggaagcttcga belongs to Helianthus annuus cultivar XRQ/B chromosome 5, HanXRQr2.0-SUNRISE, whole genome shotgun sequence and includes:
- the LOC110940598 gene encoding serine carboxypeptidase II-2 isoform X1; its protein translation is MKMSIWNWGFLTFVLISLHSSVTLCNTDPTTQQRLDQVTSLPGQNFNVDFSHYAGYVTVNEESGRALFYWLTQAIEDSASKPLVLWLNGGPGCSSIAYGMAEEVGPFHVNKDGKSVYLNPYSWNTVANLLFLDSPVGVGYSYSNTSSDITSNGDKRTAEDALQFLLNWLERFPEYKGRDFYLTGESYAGHYVPQLSQAIVRYNKANPGSPINIKGYMVGNALTDDYSDHVGLFQFLWAAGLISDQTYKKSNELCNKESFIHPSRACEEITDIANQEMGNIDPYSIFTPACTANSATKRLKRRWHKVGHIGQSYDPCTAEYATAYFNLPEVQNALHAYHFNSSGTWEPCSMDIYNSWKDSPISVLDVYQELISSGLRIWIFSGDTDGVLPVTCARQSINALKLTTVGPWRPWYEGDQVGGWTQEYEGLTFVAVKGAGHEVPLHKPKEALTLLKSFLTGTSMAPIEQVIESKTDAASQ
- the LOC110940598 gene encoding serine carboxypeptidase II-2 isoform X2, with amino-acid sequence MKMSIWNWGFLTFVLISLHSSVTLCNTDPTTQQRLDQVTSLPGQNFNVDFSHYAGYVTVNEESGRALFYWLTQAIEDSASKPLVLWLNGGPGCSSIAYGMAEEVGPFHVNKDGKSVYLNPYSWNTVANLLFLDSPVGVGYSYSNTSSDITSNGDKRTAEDALQFLLNWLERFPEYKGRDFYLTGESYAGHYVPQLSQAIVRYNKANPGSPINIKGYMVGNALTDDYSDHVGLFQFLWAAGLISDQTYKKSNELCNKESFIHPSRACEEITDIANQEMGNIDPYSIFTPACTANSATKRLKRRWHVGHIGQSYDPCTAEYATAYFNLPEVQNALHAYHFNSSGTWEPCSMDIYNSWKDSPISVLDVYQELISSGLRIWIFSGDTDGVLPVTCARQSINALKLTTVGPWRPWYEGDQVGGWTQEYEGLTFVAVKGAGHEVPLHKPKEALTLLKSFLTGTSMAPIEQVIESKTDAASQ